The window CACATAAACATGATTACTATTATACCAATTCTCTGTGAAACTCTGACTACAGAAGTATATTAATTTGAGAGTTAttgtatgtaaaaatatgtcCAAACCTACAATGTTGATCGCGGTAAAGGATCGTCTTCATCCATTTGATAATCTAAAATatctattttcaattcttgatGCCTCTGCCTGTGATTCTTCAATGACCCCAATTGCGTGAATgctttttcacaaatattacAAGCGTATGGTCGCTCTCCTGAGTGAATACGCTCGTGGCGAATAATGTGACTCTGATAATGGAAACTCTTGTAACAAATGCGACACTCGTATGGTCGTTCTTTTGTGTGGGTACGGGTATGTGTTTTGAGGTCAAACTTTTTGAAGAATGTCTTCGAACAATGTGTACACTTGTGATTACGCTCCTTGAGGTGATCTCTCTTGACGTGTTcctgtataaaatattaatattgcatTAAAACAACAACTCACTTCGGTAGCAGCGcatataagtaaaaaaaagtgcaaTACCCACGTTTACTTGAGACAAAGTTGTATAGACTTTTGGACAAATTTCACAGACGAATTTCTGTTGCCCTCCAGCTCTGTGACTAGCCATGTGTTTATTGAGAGTTGACTTCCAGGCAAATAATGTCCCACATTCCttgcatttgaatttttgttgatcAGCAAAATGTGTTCCTATGTGTTGTCTGTAATTGTAAccttttgaaaatgattttttacaaacGTCACAGTTATACTTTTTCACATTACTTTTCTGCTTTTTCTTCTGAGATACTTCAGATTCTAATTTACTTTTCTCGTCGGTACCATTCATCGTGTAACTTGTTTCTGTATGCATGTTTTCAGCGTGTTTgatattatttacaaattggGTGCTTTGCCCTTCATCTGTATCATAGGTTTGAATCAACTCAAAGTCTTGCGTTTCATCAAATTCTGAATCGCCTCGAATTAGTTCGAAAAATTGCGCCCCATCTTCGTTCTGTACAAGTCTTACCATCGGTCCATCTTCCCTTACAGCTTTCTTGGATTcgcttttaattttctcattgtaTTTCGCAAGATTATTCTGAATTAATCCAAAGATTTCTTCACAACTTTCATTACCCATTGGCGGACTctcaatttccaaattttcatttttgttcagaGTTCccaaatcgtcaaaatttgtTTGTATTGATAGATTCTGTATAGTTTCGTCCGAGACAAAATCACAGTTCTGGTCTTGCGTCCCAAGTGTTTCTATTTCAAAAAAGTCGATCAAATTATCTTTGTTACTTTGTGCCAGGTAAAAGATTTTCTCCCCCCTGTTATGCACAAAACTTTTTTCGCCACTTTTATCGTGATTAACATTCttcgataaattttgtacTTCCTCTTCAATATCCTCCGTTCCTGTCCGCTCTCCAATCATTTCGGGAATATCAGATCCCTCTGATAGCGTGTTTTCCGTTAACTCCAAGATACGTTGACCATTCTCTAATTGGACTAATTTCAACAGTGAATCTGATATAGGCTCGTTTGgtgttatttttgaattttcgtggATACTCTcctctgaaatttttcctatTTCGCAAGATTCTACCACATTTTCTGAGCAATTTGTGATCAGTAGCTCATAGAATTGTTCTTCGTTGTCTGTTTTCACCAATCTCAAAGTTGGTTCTTGATTGTCAGAGGATTTAGTGATTACCGTATTAACGTTATCCATATGATTTTTGAATAAGTCTTCAAACATATTCTGTGCATGTAAAGTGGTTTGTAAATTACCATCTTCGCGTTGTCCTTTATCAGAGTTTTCTTCATTCAAGTACAGCACAGAGTCTTGAATTTCTAGTACTTTCATTCCTTTTGTAACCGAACTTGTGTCTAATTCTTGTCTATGACTTGGTTCTGAAcagtttaaatttatattttcaaataacacAGAATCTAACAATTTATTTGGATTTCGTTTAActccagaaatttttttactacaatttttatttccaaccAGATGATGCTGCTGTACGCATTCACTTTCTTTAAGCTTCAAAGTATATGTCTCTTGAAGCTCGGCATGCAAAGTAGAATTTTCGATCGCCTCTAAGTCATGtttaatattttgtaatttttctggCATTATTTCAGTACCAATATTCCCGAGATCTccacttttattcaaaaatgcTAGACCGTCCTTTTTTAACGTgtgtacataaattatattttgggTAGTATTTTTTGATGACGCATCTTGCTTTTCGGCTAGTTCAGGTTCATTCACATCAGGTATCTCAATTTCTTTCCAACAATTACTTATCATCTCAGATACAGCGGCTTCATTGTCACAGTCTCGAGAACTTATATTATCAGTTTGCAAGGCACTTTCGGCCG is drawn from Neodiprion fabricii isolate iyNeoFabr1 chromosome 3, iyNeoFabr1.1, whole genome shotgun sequence and contains these coding sequences:
- the LOC124178490 gene encoding uncharacterized protein LOC124178490 isoform X2, whose amino-acid sequence is MRYITSTEGEHVCSMCDNMFENEKELADYELPSDGSMYGNSTDNEEQTKVNQHGKSKVLTVDLIRPFKCDLCDLVFDRMSQLDKHKRNVHSQERSQVCQICGKGFFRSTDLKTHLNIHLGVKPYPCTICGKRFTQINTLTRHKAIHKRGDDSMDCCFCDKQYKTRNGLKLHMKKSHGFTGSCQQDYGKIVKRKHYCTICGDSFQFVELLKVHESMHQGINILECKSCNQVFQKMDEIKEHRCDKPKLAGANEMISEKIVSDEEFSEKARNQEKIISNLSTEEQSFVTKLEVVDQSSRDSCSERIPRAKGISKMNTIQNSSNHEPDYKFKPTILTCPSNREEDKRTKETIVYVTTEQLANMNTEQVVDTANHFLHEHLMQLAAESALQTDNISSRDCDNEAAVSEMISNCWKEIEIPDVNEPELAEKQDASSKNTTQNIIYVHTLKKDGLAFLNKSGDLGNIGTEIMPEKLQNIKHDLEAIENSTLHAELQETYTLKLKESECVQQHHLVGNKNCSKKISGVKRNPNKLLDSVLFENINLNCSEPSHRQELDTSSVTKGMKVLEIQDSVLYLNEENSDKGQREDGNLQTTLHAQNMFEDLFKNHMDNVNTVITKSSDNQEPTLRLVKTDNEEQFYELLITNCSENVVESCEIGKISEESIHENSKITPNEPISDSLLKLVQLENGQRILELTENTLSEGSDIPEMIGERTGTEDIEEEVQNLSKNVNHDKSGEKSFVHNRGEKIFYLAQSNKDNLIDFFEIETLGTQDQNCDFVSDETIQNLSIQTNFDDLGTLNKNENLEIESPPMGNESCEEIFGLIQNNLAKYNEKIKSESKKAVREDGPMVRLVQNEDGAQFFELIRGDSEFDETQDFELIQTYDTDEGQSTQFVNNIKHAENMHTETSYTMNGTDEKSKLESEVSQKKKQKSNVKKYNCDVCKKSFSKGYNYRQHIGTHFADQQKFKCKECGTLFAWKSTLNKHMASHRAGGQQKFVCEICPKVYTTLSQVNEHVKRDHLKERNHKCTHCSKTFFKKFDLKTHTRTHTKERPYECRICYKSFHYQSHIIRHERIHSGERPYACNICEKAFTQLGSLKNHRQRHQELKIDILDYQMDEDDPLPRSTL
- the LOC124178490 gene encoding uncharacterized protein LOC124178490 isoform X1; this translates as MRYITSTEGEHVCSMCDNMFENEKELADYELPSDGSMYGNSTDNEEQTKVNQHGKSKVLTVDLIRPFKCDLCDLVFDRMSQLDKHKRNVHSQERSQVCQICGKGFFRSTDLKTHLNIHLGTNRCICEVCGREFNHVSNLIRHGRTHSGVKPYPCTICGKRFTQINTLTRHKAIHKRGDDSMDCCFCDKQYKTRNGLKLHMKKSHGFTGSCQQDYGKIVKRKHYCTICGDSFQFVELLKVHESMHQGINILECKSCNQVFQKMDEIKEHRCDKPKLAGANEMISEKIVSDEEFSEKARNQEKIISNLSTEEQSFVTKLEVVDQSSRDSCSERIPRAKGISKMNTIQNSSNHEPDYKFKPTILTCPSNREEDKRTKETIVYVTTEQLANMNTEQVVDTANHFLHEHLMQLAAESALQTDNISSRDCDNEAAVSEMISNCWKEIEIPDVNEPELAEKQDASSKNTTQNIIYVHTLKKDGLAFLNKSGDLGNIGTEIMPEKLQNIKHDLEAIENSTLHAELQETYTLKLKESECVQQHHLVGNKNCSKKISGVKRNPNKLLDSVLFENINLNCSEPSHRQELDTSSVTKGMKVLEIQDSVLYLNEENSDKGQREDGNLQTTLHAQNMFEDLFKNHMDNVNTVITKSSDNQEPTLRLVKTDNEEQFYELLITNCSENVVESCEIGKISEESIHENSKITPNEPISDSLLKLVQLENGQRILELTENTLSEGSDIPEMIGERTGTEDIEEEVQNLSKNVNHDKSGEKSFVHNRGEKIFYLAQSNKDNLIDFFEIETLGTQDQNCDFVSDETIQNLSIQTNFDDLGTLNKNENLEIESPPMGNESCEEIFGLIQNNLAKYNEKIKSESKKAVREDGPMVRLVQNEDGAQFFELIRGDSEFDETQDFELIQTYDTDEGQSTQFVNNIKHAENMHTETSYTMNGTDEKSKLESEVSQKKKQKSNVKKYNCDVCKKSFSKGYNYRQHIGTHFADQQKFKCKECGTLFAWKSTLNKHMASHRAGGQQKFVCEICPKVYTTLSQVNEHVKRDHLKERNHKCTHCSKTFFKKFDLKTHTRTHTKERPYECRICYKSFHYQSHIIRHERIHSGERPYACNICEKAFTQLGSLKNHRQRHQELKIDILDYQMDEDDPLPRSTL